One genomic window of Bartonella sp. JB63 includes the following:
- a CDS encoding TrbC/VirB2 family protein — MTNDVSKICFIITTLFFTMLVMLNPAYADTAVSGLGTLDTVLQAIVGMITGNTAKLIATICVAIVGIGWMYGVIDLRKAAYCVLGIGIVFGASAFVTLLKGTTS; from the coding sequence ATGACAAACGATGTATCTAAGATCTGTTTTATTATCACTACGCTATTTTTTACAATGCTTGTTATGTTAAATCCAGCTTATGCTGATACTGCTGTTAGTGGTCTGGGGACGCTTGATACTGTTTTGCAAGCTATTGTTGGTATGATAACAGGTAATACAGCGAAGCTCATTGCAACTATATGTGTTGCTATTGTGGGTATTGGCTGGATGTATGGTGTTATTGATTTACGCAAAGCAGCATACTGTGTTCTTGGTATTGGCATTGTTTTTGGTGCTTCTGCCTTTGTTACTTTATTAAAAGGAACGACATCATAA
- the truA gene encoding tRNA pseudouridine(38-40) synthase TruA codes for MPRFKLTLEYDGSNYAGWQRQANLRTIQGAIEQAIFQFSGQKLTITTAGRTDAGVHAMGQVAHIDFEKNWNTYTIRDALNAYLQKQGEDIAVLNVQNVPDNFDARFCATKRYYLFKILNRRSPPALNAKRVWWLPKPLNADAMHKAAQRLVGQHDFTTFRSTHCQAKSPIRTLERLDIRRKGEEIFLYAQARSFLHHQIRSFAGSLMEVGIGRWTAEDLEAALHAKNRARCGVVAPPSGLYLIKVDY; via the coding sequence ATGCCACGCTTTAAACTTACTCTTGAATATGATGGATCAAATTATGCTGGTTGGCAACGTCAAGCGAATCTCCGTACGATACAAGGTGCCATTGAGCAGGCTATTTTTCAATTTAGCGGACAAAAACTAACCATCACTACAGCAGGAAGAACCGATGCTGGTGTCCATGCTATGGGACAAGTTGCTCATATTGATTTTGAGAAAAATTGGAATACTTATACTATACGTGATGCACTCAATGCTTATTTGCAAAAACAAGGTGAAGATATTGCTGTTCTAAATGTTCAGAATGTTCCTGATAACTTTGATGCACGATTTTGTGCAACTAAACGCTACTATCTTTTTAAAATTCTCAATCGCCGCTCACCACCAGCTCTCAATGCCAAGCGTGTTTGGTGGTTACCAAAACCACTAAATGCTGATGCTATGCATAAAGCAGCTCAAAGACTTGTAGGACAGCATGATTTTACCACTTTTCGATCAACTCATTGTCAAGCTAAAAGTCCTATCCGCACCCTTGAACGCTTGGATATCCGAAGAAAAGGAGAAGAAATTTTCCTTTATGCACAGGCTCGTTCTTTTCTTCATCATCAGATTCGTTCATTTGCAGGAAGCCTGATGGAAGTTGGTATTGGACGCTGGACAGCTGAAGATCTTGAAGCAGCTCTTCATGCAAAAAATCGTGCCCGTTGCGGTGTAGTTGCACCTCCCTCAGGTCTTTATCTGATAAAAGTTGACTATTAA
- a CDS encoding VirB4 family type IV secretion/conjugal transfer ATPase codes for MSVMKMESLPEEYIPYVRHVNQHVIALNSRCLMMVIAIEGINFDTADISQLNSLHIQLNTLLKNIADERVALYSHIIRRRETIYPESQFSSSFATTLDKHYKQKMVLKDLYRNDLYLSVLWNPSADKTEQLATFFHRLTRAKKTQTEPDSESIRKLEELGQDLIQGLESYEARLLSTYEHDGILFSEQSEFLHQLVGGRRERIPLTFGTIASTIYSDRVLFGKEIIEIRHESNERFVGMFGWKEYPSKTRPGMTDGLLTAPFELILTQSFVFKSKAVASAIMSRKQNQMINVADRASSQISALDDALDDLESNRFVLGEHHLSLAVFSDRPQELAEYLSKARSYLTNGGAVIAREDLGLEAAWWAQLPGNFSYRARSGAISSRNFAALSPFHSFPIGKLKGNIWGSAVALLQTQASSPYYFNFHYGDVGNTFVCGPSGSGKTVIVNFLLAQSQKYNPTIVFFDKDQGAEIFVRAGGGKYKPLKNGKPTNIAPLKGMEYTEKNKLFLQHWVLKLVTSEGQTVTEQERQDIARAINSLESLPLAQRSLGALQLFFDNTSTEGIAMRLKRWTKGNPLGWVFDNDQDDLNLDAQFIGYDMTDFLDNEEIRRPLMMYLFNRILDLIDGRRIIIVIDEFWKALEDDSFKAFTQDRLKTIRKQNGMMLFATQSPRDALNSTIAHTIIEQCPTQIFFPNQKANYNDYVENFKLTEREFELIQSELSRESRRFLIKQGQNSIVAELNLRGMDNEIAVLSGTTRNIELMNQIIDEYGTNPDIWLPIFHQRRQVQ; via the coding sequence ATGTCAGTGATGAAGATGGAATCTTTGCCGGAGGAATATATTCCCTATGTTCGTCATGTCAATCAACATGTAATTGCGTTGAATTCCCGCTGCTTAATGATGGTGATTGCCATTGAAGGCATCAACTTTGATACTGCAGATATTAGCCAATTAAATTCGTTACACATCCAATTAAACACGCTGTTGAAAAATATTGCAGATGAACGTGTTGCTTTATATTCTCATATTATCCGCCGACGGGAAACGATTTATCCAGAGAGCCAATTTTCTTCGTCTTTTGCAACAACCTTAGATAAACACTACAAACAGAAGATGGTTTTGAAAGATCTTTATCGGAATGATCTGTATCTTTCGGTACTCTGGAATCCTTCAGCAGATAAAACTGAACAGCTAGCTACTTTTTTTCATCGCTTAACACGAGCCAAGAAGACACAAACGGAACCAGATTCTGAATCTATTCGGAAACTTGAAGAGTTAGGCCAAGATCTTATACAAGGTCTTGAGAGCTATGAAGCACGACTTTTGTCAACCTACGAGCATGATGGCATTTTATTTTCTGAGCAAAGCGAATTTCTTCATCAGTTGGTTGGAGGAAGGCGTGAACGCATCCCTCTTACATTTGGCACTATAGCCTCAACGATTTATTCAGATCGTGTTCTTTTTGGAAAAGAAATTATTGAAATTCGTCATGAAAGCAATGAACGCTTTGTAGGTATGTTTGGATGGAAGGAATATCCCTCTAAAACACGTCCAGGTATGACAGATGGTTTGTTGACAGCACCCTTTGAATTGATCTTAACGCAATCCTTTGTTTTTAAAAGTAAAGCAGTTGCAAGTGCTATTATGAGCCGTAAACAAAATCAAATGATCAATGTGGCTGATCGAGCCAGCTCGCAAATTAGTGCACTTGATGATGCACTTGATGATTTAGAGTCTAATCGTTTTGTTTTGGGAGAACATCATCTCTCTTTAGCAGTTTTTTCTGATCGTCCACAAGAATTGGCAGAATACCTCTCCAAAGCCCGTTCGTACCTGACGAATGGTGGAGCAGTTATAGCCAGAGAAGATCTAGGATTAGAGGCAGCATGGTGGGCACAACTTCCTGGAAACTTTAGCTATCGAGCACGCTCTGGAGCCATTAGCAGCAGAAATTTTGCAGCCTTATCGCCCTTTCATTCCTTCCCGATTGGCAAATTGAAAGGTAATATTTGGGGCTCTGCAGTTGCCTTACTGCAAACACAAGCGAGTTCGCCTTACTATTTTAATTTTCATTATGGTGATGTTGGAAATACCTTTGTTTGTGGTCCATCAGGTTCTGGAAAAACAGTCATTGTTAATTTTCTTCTTGCACAATCGCAAAAATATAACCCAACAATAGTCTTTTTCGATAAAGATCAGGGAGCAGAAATCTTTGTCCGCGCTGGAGGTGGAAAATATAAGCCTTTGAAAAACGGCAAACCTACTAATATTGCGCCATTAAAAGGTATGGAATACACCGAAAAGAATAAACTCTTCCTTCAGCACTGGGTCTTAAAACTGGTCACCTCCGAAGGCCAAACAGTAACAGAACAAGAAAGGCAAGATATTGCTAGAGCAATTAATTCCTTAGAAAGCCTTCCCCTAGCACAACGCTCTCTCGGTGCACTTCAACTGTTTTTTGATAATACATCCACAGAAGGTATTGCCATGCGTTTAAAACGTTGGACTAAAGGTAATCCTTTAGGGTGGGTCTTTGATAATGACCAAGATGATCTCAATTTAGATGCCCAATTCATAGGTTATGATATGACGGATTTCCTAGATAATGAAGAAATTCGTCGGCCTCTGATGATGTATCTGTTTAACCGCATTCTCGATCTTATTGATGGTCGACGTATCATTATTGTTATCGATGAATTCTGGAAAGCGCTTGAGGATGATTCATTTAAAGCTTTTACTCAAGATCGTCTGAAAACAATTCGTAAACAAAATGGCATGATGCTCTTTGCAACACAAAGCCCTAGAGATGCTTTGAATTCAACCATTGCCCACACAATTATTGAACAATGCCCCACGCAAATATTTTTTCCAAATCAAAAAGCTAATTATAACGACTATGTTGAAAATTTTAAACTGACTGAACGTGAATTTGAGCTAATCCAATCAGAATTAAGTAGAGAATCTCGGCGTTTTCTCATTAAACAAGGACAGAACTCCATTGTTGCAGAACTGAACTTACGTGGAATGGACAATGAAATTGCTGTCTTAAGCGGGACAACCAGAAATATTGAACTCATGAATCAAATTATAGATGAGTATGGAACAAACCCCGATATATGGTTGCCTATATTTCATCAAAGGAGACAAGTTCAATGA
- a CDS encoding type IV secretion system protein, which translates to MKKFIIMLLSSSFISHGVSGATEDSERYYKSVIEDTTSEETKLKIAESIYASATKNEKEIQEISQKILSETDEKKRKDLESKLAILQAKLQVDILKLQALSIIKSENSQSKEKKREEEQEKKHEIVHNTLKEELEKAKNNIKIR; encoded by the coding sequence ATGAAAAAATTTATAATTATGCTTTTATCTTCAAGTTTCATCTCTCATGGAGTATCGGGAGCTACAGAAGATAGTGAGCGATATTATAAAAGTGTCATAGAAGATACAACATCAGAAGAGACAAAATTAAAAATAGCTGAATCTATTTATGCTTCAGCTACTAAAAATGAAAAAGAGATTCAGGAAATCAGTCAGAAAATTTTATCAGAAACTGATGAAAAAAAAAGAAAAGATCTTGAATCCAAGCTGGCTATTCTTCAAGCTAAGCTTCAAGTAGACATTCTAAAACTTCAGGCTCTTTCTATTATTAAATCAGAAAATTCTCAATCAAAAGAAAAAAAACGTGAAGAGGAACAAGAAAAAAAACATGAAATTGTTCACAACACACTAAAAGAAGAGTTGGAGAAAGCTAAAAATAATATCAAAATCAGATAA
- the fmt gene encoding methionyl-tRNA formyltransferase has translation MVLRLSFMGTPSFSVPILHALLEAGHNIVAVYSQPPRPAGRRGLKLSPSPIQIAAKEKSIPVFTPQTLKTAEEQIQFAKLAVDVAVVVAYGLLLPKPILESPRFGCFNAHASLLPRWRGAAPIQRAIMAGDKETGMMIMKMDEGLDTGPIALSRSITITDNMTAYELSDKLSHIGAKLIVEALSALEKNQLKLTPQSSKGVTYAAKIRKEETQIDWTKSAKFIHKHICALSPVPGCWCIMNINGKHERVKILGSRLIERCSLEIGRIEPEKLIVHCGQGCIEITHLQRSGGKLLDRATFLQGANISAVF, from the coding sequence ATGGTATTACGACTAAGCTTTATGGGAACCCCGAGTTTTTCTGTACCCATTTTACATGCTTTATTAGAAGCTGGTCATAACATTGTAGCAGTTTATAGTCAGCCTCCTCGTCCAGCAGGACGACGTGGTCTCAAATTGTCTCCTTCTCCTATTCAAATTGCAGCAAAAGAGAAATCAATTCCCGTTTTTACTCCTCAAACTCTTAAAACAGCTGAAGAACAAATCCAATTTGCAAAACTTGCTGTTGATGTCGCTGTTGTTGTCGCTTATGGGTTATTATTACCCAAGCCTATTCTTGAATCACCACGCTTTGGTTGTTTTAATGCTCATGCTTCATTGTTACCACGCTGGCGTGGCGCTGCACCTATTCAACGTGCAATTATGGCTGGTGACAAAGAAACAGGAATGATGATTATGAAAATGGATGAAGGATTAGATACAGGACCTATTGCTTTATCGCGTTCAATTACTATCACTGATAACATGACAGCTTATGAACTTTCAGATAAGCTATCACATATAGGAGCAAAACTCATTGTAGAAGCTTTATCAGCTCTTGAAAAAAATCAACTTAAACTTACTCCACAATCGTCAAAAGGAGTGACCTATGCTGCTAAAATTAGAAAAGAAGAAACTCAAATTGATTGGACTAAATCTGCCAAATTTATTCATAAGCACATCTGCGCTCTTTCTCCGGTTCCTGGTTGTTGGTGCATCATGAATATCAATGGTAAACACGAACGAGTGAAAATTCTCGGAAGCCGCTTAATAGAAAGGTGTTCTCTCGAAATTGGACGAATAGAACCAGAGAAACTGATTGTTCATTGTGGACAAGGATGTATAGAAATAACTCATCTCCAAAGATCTGGTGGTAAACTTCTCGATCGCGCAACATTTTTACAAGGAGCTAATATTTCTGCAGTTTTTTAA
- the dapD gene encoding 2,3,4,5-tetrahydropyridine-2,6-dicarboxylate N-succinyltransferase produces MTNLIQLEEIIEKAFDNRDSINSATKGEIRESVEHILNLLDKGEIRVAQRQDDGQWYVHQWLKKAVLLSFRLYSMRIISGGANESHWWDKMPSKFSCWREVDFKRANFRSVPGAIVRHSAYIAPHVILMPSFVNIGAYVGEGTMIDTWASVGSCAQIGRYVHLSGGVGIGGVLEPLQAGPTIIEDHCFIGARSEIVEGCIIREGAVLGMGVFIGKSTKIIDRTTGEVFIGEVPAYSVVVPGSCCGKQLPNGEMGPNLYCAVIIKRVNQKTREKTSINDLLRD; encoded by the coding sequence ATGACTAACCTCATACAACTTGAAGAAATTATTGAAAAAGCTTTTGATAATCGAGATTCTATCAATTCTGCTACAAAGGGTGAAATTCGCGAGAGTGTTGAGCACATATTAAATCTTCTGGATAAAGGTGAGATTCGTGTAGCTCAACGTCAGGATGATGGTCAATGGTATGTTCATCAATGGTTAAAAAAAGCTGTTCTTTTATCCTTTCGACTTTATTCTATGCGTATTATTTCTGGTGGTGCAAATGAATCACATTGGTGGGATAAAATGCCATCAAAATTTTCTTGTTGGCGAGAAGTTGATTTTAAAAGAGCAAATTTTCGTTCAGTTCCGGGAGCAATTGTACGCCATTCTGCTTATATTGCTCCTCATGTGATATTAATGCCTTCTTTTGTTAATATTGGTGCCTATGTGGGTGAAGGGACGATGATTGATACATGGGCTTCTGTTGGTTCATGTGCGCAAATTGGTCGATATGTTCATCTGTCTGGTGGTGTAGGTATCGGAGGCGTTTTAGAACCACTGCAAGCAGGTCCGACAATTATTGAAGATCATTGTTTTATTGGTGCACGCTCTGAAATTGTTGAGGGTTGTATTATCCGTGAAGGTGCTGTTTTAGGCATGGGAGTTTTTATTGGAAAGTCGACTAAAATTATTGATCGTACAACAGGTGAAGTTTTTATCGGTGAAGTACCTGCTTACTCAGTTGTTGTTCCAGGTTCATGCTGTGGAAAACAATTACCAAATGGTGAAATGGGTCCCAATCTCTACTGTGCCGTTATCATTAAACGCGTTAATCAAAAAACACGAGAGAAAACATCAATTAATGATTTGTTGCGTGATTAA
- a CDS encoding type IV secretion system protein, giving the protein MPKPDFKFTPFESVSSYILVPLNGVVDSTVSSLSSAIATPLNLAAIIFIFLYGYNVMTGRAALSMHSLINNVVKIVIVTTMATNADTFNIYVKDIFFGNLANAIGNAFNSNPVDSNVFDYILLVANTRYQEFVARAYFFEKIVVGLIGALMFLAIIIFCTIGFIIQMFARVTLVMVISLGPVFISLYLFNVTRRYADAWITTLVNFTVLQVLVMFLGTMMCKITLYVFDSQYDSIYFLLPPVLVVSIVGSFLFQGLPTIASALSSGGPYYHAGVSAGVQMLSMASNAFRSGFNLGGGIARNTASGVSRSASAAHAAHAAQMMRGGGARGRF; this is encoded by the coding sequence ATGCCAAAGCCAGATTTTAAATTTACTCCATTCGAAAGTGTTTCTTCATATATTTTAGTGCCGCTCAATGGTGTGGTGGATTCAACAGTTAGTAGCTTGTCTTCTGCTATTGCAACACCATTAAACCTGGCAGCTATCATTTTTATCTTTTTATATGGCTACAATGTTATGACTGGCCGCGCTGCCCTTTCAATGCATAGCCTTATTAATAATGTCGTCAAAATCGTTATCGTGACAACAATGGCAACAAATGCAGATACATTTAATATTTACGTTAAAGACATATTCTTTGGTAATTTAGCAAATGCTATCGGAAATGCGTTCAATAGTAATCCCGTTGATTCCAATGTCTTCGATTATATTTTGTTAGTGGCCAATACTCGTTATCAAGAATTTGTAGCTAGAGCGTATTTTTTTGAAAAGATTGTAGTTGGACTGATTGGTGCTTTAATGTTTTTGGCAATTATTATTTTTTGTACAATTGGTTTTATTATCCAAATGTTTGCCAGAGTCACATTGGTCATGGTCATAAGTCTCGGACCTGTTTTCATTAGTTTATATTTGTTCAATGTAACCAGAAGATACGCCGATGCATGGATTACAACATTAGTTAACTTTACAGTTTTACAAGTTCTTGTGATGTTTCTGGGAACAATGATGTGCAAAATTACTTTGTATGTTTTCGACAGCCAATATGATTCAATCTATTTCTTACTTCCCCCTGTCCTGGTAGTCTCAATAGTAGGAAGTTTTCTCTTTCAAGGACTTCCCACCATTGCTTCTGCACTCTCTAGTGGAGGACCATATTATCATGCCGGAGTATCTGCAGGAGTACAAATGTTGTCGATGGCTTCTAACGCCTTCAGAAGTGGCTTTAACCTCGGTGGAGGCATAGCAAGAAATACGGCTTCAGGAGTTTCTCGAAGCGCTAGTGCTGCGCATGCTGCACATGCTGCACA
- the lepA gene encoding translation elongation factor 4, translated as MTIDRNYIRNFSIVAHIDHGKSTLADRLIQTTGGLETREMKDQVLDSMDIERERGITIKAQTVRLRYKAKNGETYILNLIDTPGHVDFAYEVSRSLAACEGSLLVVDASQGVEAQTLANVYQAIDNSHELVVVLNKVDLPAAEPERVKEQIEDVIGIDTSRAVEISAKTGLGITDVLEEIITQLPPPHTGNVIDPLKVMLVDSWYDSYLGVIVLVRVIDGVLKKGQTIRMMGTGAKYPVERVGVFTPKMVPVDKLGPGEIGFITASIKEVADTRVGDTITEDRRPCEKALPGFKPAQPVVFCGIFPVDAADFENLRAAIGKLRLNDASFSFEMETSAALGFGFRCGFLGLLHLEIIQERLEREFNLDLIATAPSVIYRMNMNDGSVKELHNPADMPDIVKIISIEEPWIRATIMTPDNYLGAILELCQERRGLQIGLSYVGTRTMVTYELPLNEVIFDFYDRLKSISKGYASFDYQVTDYSESDLVKMSILVNGESIDALSMLVHRSIAEKRGRSMCEKLKDLIPQHMFQIPIQAAIGGKIIARETIRALRKDVTAKCYGGDITRKRKLLEKQKAGKKRMRQFGKVEIPQLAFIQALKMSK; from the coding sequence ATGACAATAGATCGTAATTATATTCGTAATTTCTCCATTGTAGCTCATATTGACCATGGAAAGTCGACTTTAGCCGATCGTTTAATCCAAACAACAGGTGGTCTTGAAACACGAGAAATGAAAGACCAAGTGCTTGATTCTATGGATATTGAGCGCGAACGTGGAATCACTATTAAAGCCCAAACGGTACGTCTACGTTATAAAGCAAAAAATGGTGAAACTTATATCTTAAATCTTATCGATACACCTGGCCATGTTGATTTTGCTTACGAGGTATCGCGTTCATTGGCAGCTTGTGAAGGATCACTCTTAGTGGTAGACGCTAGTCAAGGAGTAGAAGCACAAACATTAGCAAATGTTTACCAAGCCATTGATAATTCTCATGAATTGGTTGTAGTGCTTAATAAAGTTGATCTTCCAGCTGCAGAGCCTGAGCGTGTGAAAGAGCAAATTGAAGATGTGATCGGTATTGATACATCTAGAGCAGTGGAAATATCAGCGAAAACAGGCTTGGGTATTACTGACGTTTTAGAAGAAATTATTACGCAATTACCACCTCCACATACTGGCAACGTTATAGACCCTTTAAAGGTAATGCTGGTTGATAGTTGGTACGATTCTTATCTTGGTGTTATCGTTCTGGTGCGTGTCATTGATGGTGTTTTGAAAAAAGGTCAAACTATTCGCATGATGGGTACAGGAGCCAAATATCCAGTTGAACGAGTTGGAGTGTTCACTCCCAAAATGGTTCCAGTTGATAAATTAGGCCCAGGGGAAATTGGCTTTATAACTGCTTCTATTAAAGAAGTCGCTGATACACGAGTAGGGGATACTATTACTGAAGATCGCCGGCCTTGTGAAAAAGCCTTACCTGGTTTTAAACCTGCTCAACCAGTTGTTTTTTGTGGTATTTTTCCAGTTGATGCAGCCGATTTTGAAAATTTGCGCGCAGCTATAGGTAAATTACGTTTAAATGATGCAAGTTTTTCTTTTGAGATGGAAACATCAGCCGCTTTAGGTTTTGGTTTTCGTTGTGGCTTTTTAGGACTCCTTCATCTTGAAATTATTCAAGAACGTCTAGAACGCGAATTTAATTTAGATTTAATTGCAACCGCACCTTCTGTTATTTATCGCATGAATATGAATGATGGTTCTGTTAAGGAATTACATAATCCAGCGGATATGCCTGATATTGTTAAAATTATTTCTATTGAAGAACCATGGATTCGGGCAACAATTATGACACCTGACAATTATCTCGGAGCTATTTTAGAACTTTGTCAAGAACGGCGTGGATTACAAATTGGTTTATCCTATGTTGGTACCCGAACTATGGTAACATACGAATTACCTTTGAACGAGGTGATTTTTGATTTTTATGACCGTTTGAAATCCATCTCAAAAGGATATGCTTCTTTTGATTATCAAGTAACCGATTATTCTGAAAGCGATTTGGTCAAAATGTCCATTTTGGTTAATGGAGAGTCTATTGACGCATTATCAATGCTTGTGCACCGTAGCATAGCTGAAAAGCGTGGGCGTTCTATGTGTGAAAAACTTAAAGATCTTATTCCTCAACATATGTTTCAGATCCCAATTCAAGCAGCAATTGGTGGTAAAATTATTGCTCGTGAAACAATTCGTGCTTTACGAAAAGATGTAACAGCTAAGTGTTATGGTGGTGATATTACCCGTAAACGTAAGCTACTGGAAAAGCAAAAGGCAGGTAAAAAACGGATGCGTCAATTTGGAAAAGTAGAAATTCCCCAATTAGCCTTTATTCAAGCACTTAAAATGAGTAAGTAA
- the def gene encoding peptide deformylase, whose product MSIKPLVILPDPILREVSKPVENIDSIIQKLADDMLETMYDAQGIGLAAVQVGVPLRMLVLDISPRLEISSKDAPKNPLVVINPEILWISDERNIYQEGCLSIPEYFAEVERPKYLRICYRDREGKKAEIEVGGLLATCLQHEIDHLNGYLFIDHISKIKRDMVIRKFKKRAKKQNT is encoded by the coding sequence ATGTCAATAAAGCCTTTAGTTATTTTACCTGATCCTATTTTACGTGAAGTTTCAAAACCAGTTGAGAATATTGATTCAATTATTCAAAAATTAGCTGATGATATGCTAGAAACTATGTACGATGCCCAAGGTATTGGACTTGCGGCTGTTCAGGTTGGTGTGCCACTGCGAATGTTAGTTTTAGATATCTCCCCAAGATTAGAAATCTCCTCAAAAGATGCTCCTAAAAATCCGCTTGTTGTTATTAATCCAGAAATTTTATGGATATCAGATGAACGTAATATTTACCAAGAAGGTTGTCTTTCTATTCCTGAATATTTTGCAGAAGTTGAACGTCCCAAATACCTCCGTATTTGCTATAGAGATCGCGAAGGAAAAAAGGCAGAGATTGAAGTAGGTGGTCTTTTAGCTACTTGCTTGCAACATGAAATTGATCACTTGAATGGTTATCTTTTTATTGACCATATTTCAAAAATCAAACGTGATATGGTAATACGAAAATTTAAAAAACGTGCAAAAAAGCAAAACACATAG
- a CDS encoding type IV secretion system protein VirB3, with protein MNEDTLFLACTRPAMFAGVTVEAMALNVMTISTLFIITSSFSMIGFGVGLHFILREIIKRDHNQFRVLFAWLNTRGKQKNLTRWGGGSTSPLRLIRTYKELN; from the coding sequence ATGAATGAAGATACCCTTTTTCTTGCCTGCACAAGACCAGCTATGTTTGCTGGAGTTACGGTGGAAGCTATGGCATTGAATGTCATGACAATATCTACACTTTTTATCATTACAAGCAGTTTCTCAATGATTGGTTTTGGCGTTGGTTTGCACTTTATCTTACGTGAAATCATAAAACGCGATCATAACCAATTTCGTGTTTTATTTGCTTGGCTCAATACTCGAGGTAAACAAAAGAACCTGACAAGATGGGGTGGAGGGTCTACATCTCCTTTACGCCTTATCCGAACTTATAAGGAATTAAATTAA
- a CDS encoding DNA recombination protein RmuC gives MFDSLFLIMPFGEHFSQRMIFFVLVGVVFLIIMHNNRKRAICERELAEHSREAQMQMATLLQTQIEMQGRMQKMAEIFGQRQFELNQSICEQLNGMRTSLGQTLQVQTKSTYENLNRLQERLAVIDAAQNNIQSLTGQVVQLQAILNNKQTRGAFGQGRMEAIIADALPSNAYVFQAILSNGKRPDCLIHMPNKAPALVVDAKFPLEAWNAMREASSSQERQKAERQFRNDMDVHIRDITQKYLIPGETHDTAFLFVPSESIFATIYEDFESLVQKANRAHVMIVSPSLLMLSVQVVQTIMKDAKMREQAHLIQSEVVKLMEDFERMDIRVRALQKHFYKTGEDIEAILTSSSKIMKRANRIESLELQKNDSISEPIATHIQSQTLHLDDKD, from the coding sequence ATGTTTGATTCGCTTTTTTTAATAATGCCCTTTGGGGAGCATTTTAGTCAACGAATGATTTTCTTTGTTCTAGTTGGTGTAGTGTTTTTAATCATTATGCATAATAACCGGAAAAGAGCTATTTGCGAACGTGAATTAGCTGAACATTCTCGCGAAGCACAAATGCAGATGGCTACGTTGCTACAAACACAAATTGAAATGCAAGGGCGTATGCAAAAAATGGCAGAGATTTTTGGTCAAAGGCAGTTTGAATTGAACCAATCTATTTGCGAGCAACTCAATGGAATGAGAACCAGTTTAGGCCAAACTCTTCAGGTACAAACTAAGTCTACTTACGAAAATTTGAACCGTTTACAAGAACGTTTGGCAGTGATAGATGCAGCGCAAAATAATATTCAGTCGCTCACTGGACAGGTTGTTCAATTACAAGCTATTTTAAACAATAAGCAGACACGAGGTGCTTTTGGTCAGGGACGAATGGAAGCAATTATTGCTGATGCTTTGCCATCTAATGCTTATGTTTTCCAAGCAATTCTTTCAAATGGAAAACGACCGGATTGTCTTATTCATATGCCTAATAAGGCACCTGCTCTTGTTGTTGATGCTAAATTTCCTTTGGAGGCTTGGAATGCAATGCGTGAGGCATCATCATCTCAAGAACGTCAGAAGGCTGAACGCCAATTTCGCAATGATATGGATGTTCATATTCGAGATATTACGCAGAAATATTTAATTCCTGGAGAAACACATGATACAGCTTTTCTCTTTGTGCCATCGGAATCGATTTTTGCAACAATCTATGAGGATTTTGAGTCATTAGTACAAAAAGCCAATCGAGCACATGTGATGATTGTATCACCTTCTTTATTAATGTTATCTGTTCAAGTTGTACAAACTATTATGAAAGATGCGAAAATGCGTGAACAAGCGCATTTAATCCAATCAGAAGTAGTAAAATTAATGGAAGATTTTGAACGAATGGATATACGTGTTCGCGCTTTACAGAAACATTTTTACAAAACAGGTGAAGATATCGAAGCAATTTTGACGTCGTCCTCTAAAATTATGAAACGGGCTAATCGCATTGAATCTTTAGAATTACAAAAAAATGATTCTATATCAGAGCCGATAGCAACACATATTCAATCACAAACTTTGCATTTAGATGATAAGGATTAA